CTGCTTGCCAAGGCTGACGCCTGGGTGGAGGAAAAGGGCTCCCGCCCGATGGTGTTCTTCGCCAACATGGGGCCGCTGCGCCAGCACAAGGCCCGTGCGGACTTCTCCCGCGACTTCCTGCGCGCCGGCGGCCTGGACGTGGTTTACCCGTCCGGCTTCCAGACCCCGGAAGACGCGGCCAGGGCGGCTGCGGAAAGCGGCTGCGCCGTGTGCGTGATCTGCTCCACGGACGACACCTATCCGGAAATCGTTCCCGCCTTCTGCAAGGCGCTCAAGCAAATCAAGCCGGACATGATGGTGGCCCTCGCCGGGTACCCGGCGGACCATGTGGAAGCGTTCAAGGAAGCCGGCGTGGATATCTTCATCCATGTCAAGGCCAACTGCTACGACACCGTTGAAGCCATCCAGAACAAGATCGGCCTCTAAAAACCACCAACCTATTTCATTCAATGAGCAATATTCCTGATTTTGCATCCGCCTCCTATCCTGAAATCAAGGCTGGTGCCCCGGCCACGGCTTCCGAAACGGAAACGTGGATGACCAATGAACAGATTCCCGTTCCGCCCACCTACTCGGAAAGCGTGTATGACGACTGCCTGCACCTGGACTTTACCGCCGGTGTGGCCCCCAACCTCCGCGGACCGTACGCCACCATGTACGTGGCCCGCCCCTGGACCGTGCGCCAATACGCCGGCTTCTCCACGGCGGAGGAATCCAACGCCTTCTACCGCCGCAACCTGGCGGCCGGGCAGAAGGGCCTCTCCATCGCCTTTGACCTGGCGACGCACCGCGGCTATGACTCCGACCACCCCCGCGTGGTGGGTGACGTGGGCAAGGCCGGCGTGGCCGTGGACTCCATCCTGGACATGGAAATCCTCTTCAAGGGCATTCCGCTGGACAAGATGTCCGTCTCCATGACCATGAACGGTGCCGTGCTGCCCGTGCTGGCCTTCTACATCGTGGCCGCCCAGGAACAGGGCTGCACGCTGGACCAGCTCTCCGGCACGATCCAGAACGACATTCTCAAGGAATACATGGTGCGCAACACCTACATCTATCCGCCTGATCCCTCCATGAAAATCATTGCGGACATCTTTGAGTTCACCTCCAAGTACATGCCCAAGTTCAACTCCATTTCCATCTCCGGCTACCACATGCAGGAAGCCGGCGCCACGGCGGACCTGGAAATGGCTTACACGCTCGCGGACGGCCTGGAATACGTGCGCACCGGGATCAAGGCCGGCATTGACATTGACGCCTTTGCCCCGCGCCTCTCCTTCTTCTGGGCCCAGGGCAAGAACTACTTCATGGAAGTGGCCAAAATGCGCGCCGCGCGCGTGCTGTGGGCCAAGCTTATCAAGCAGTTCAACCCCAAAAACCCGAAGTCCCTGGCCCTGCGCACGCACTCCCAGACTTCCGGCTGGTCCCTCACGGAGCAGGACCCGTTCAACAACGTGACCCGCACCTGCATTGAAGCCCTGGCCGCGGCCTGCGGCCACACGCAGTCCCTGCACACGAACTCCCTGGACGAAGCGATCGCCCTGCCGACGGACTTCTCCGCCCGCATTGCCCGCAACACCCAGCTCCATCTTCAGGATGAAACCACCATCTGCAAGGTGATCGACCCCTGGGGCGGCTCCTACTATGTG
This DNA window, taken from Akkermansia muciniphila, encodes the following:
- the scpA gene encoding methylmalonyl-CoA mutase, with protein sequence MSNIPDFASASYPEIKAGAPATASETETWMTNEQIPVPPTYSESVYDDCLHLDFTAGVAPNLRGPYATMYVARPWTVRQYAGFSTAEESNAFYRRNLAAGQKGLSIAFDLATHRGYDSDHPRVVGDVGKAGVAVDSILDMEILFKGIPLDKMSVSMTMNGAVLPVLAFYIVAAQEQGCTLDQLSGTIQNDILKEYMVRNTYIYPPDPSMKIIADIFEFTSKYMPKFNSISISGYHMQEAGATADLEMAYTLADGLEYVRTGIKAGIDIDAFAPRLSFFWAQGKNYFMEVAKMRAARVLWAKLIKQFNPKNPKSLALRTHSQTSGWSLTEQDPFNNVTRTCIEALAAACGHTQSLHTNSLDEAIALPTDFSARIARNTQLHLQDETTICKVIDPWGGSYYVEYLTNELIRKGWAHLQEVEKLGGMAKAIETGLPKMRIEEAAARRQAAIDSGKEPIIGVNKYRLEQEAKMDILEVDNTTVRDAQIARLQKLRAERDSAACEAALEALSECARTGEGNLLDLAIKAAKARASLGEISSALEKHFGRHKAPIKLITGVYAQTYGQDPLVEEVRKMTDDFAERTGRRPRILVAKMGQDGHDRGAKVVSSAYADLGFDVDVGPLFQTPEETAKMAIENDVHMIGMSSLAAGHKVLLPALVEELAKQGRPDILVFCGGVIPAQDYDFLREHGAVAIFGPGTNIPEASKEIMEALNEQYAD